A stretch of DNA from Methylobacterium sp. CB376:
CCGGTCTCCAAGGTGCGGGCGAGGGAGTCCCGGTTCATGTGGGCGAGCATCAGCACCTCGCCGGTCTCGGCGTCGACGGCGAGCGCCGTGATCAGCCCGTCCGGCCCGAAGCGCGGCGTGAAGGCGGCGCCCTCCTCGACCTGGTGCCGGTCCCCGGGCGGCGCGAAGGCGAGGGCCATCAGCGCTGGTCGCGCACGAGGGTGAGGAAGCGGACCTGCTCGTGCGGGTCCTGCTTGAACACGCCGGTGAACTGGGTGGTGAGCGTCGAGACGCCCGCCTTCTGCACCCCGCGCATCGCCATGCAGAGGTGCTCGGCCTCGACCATCACGGCGACCCCGCGGGGATTGAGCACCGCGTCGATCGTGTCGGCGATCTGGGCCGTCATCGTCTCCTGGGTCTGCAGCCGGCGCGCGAAGGCATCGACCACCCGGGCGAGCTTCGAGAGCCCGACCACGCCCCGGCGCGGGTAATAGGCGATGTGCGCCCGGCCGATGAACGGCACCATGTGGTGCTCGCAATGGGAGTGGAACGGGATGTCGCGCACCAGCACGATGTCGCCGTAGCCCTCGACCTCCTCGAAGACGCGGTCGAGGATGTGGGTCGGCTCCTGGCGGTAGCCGCCGAAGATCTGCTCGTAGGCGCGGGCGACGCGCTGGGGCGTCTCGCGCAGGCCCTCGCGCTCGGGATCGTCGCCGGCCCAGCGGATCAGGGTGCGCACCGCCGCCTCGGCCTCCTGCCGGGTCGGCCGCTCGGTCACGCGCTCGGGGCGGCCCGTGTCGCTGCGCTTGTCGGCGGCGTCCGGCAGGCGGACCGACAAGGACTTCAGCACCGCATCCATGGAGCCTCCCGCCCGCGGGATACGGGCCTCACCTGCGCCTCTTCCCCGCCGGCCCCCGCCCCGGGAGGCCCGCGCCGCCCGCATGGGCGCGCCCACGCGCCGCGCCTCGCGATCCGGGGTCGGGCCGCCTATATCGTGCGTCTGCGTCCGGCGCGCAATGCGCCGGCTGCACGGCAGACCACCATGGTCCGGTGCCGATCCGAAGTCCACGGTGGAGACCATCGTCCCCGGCGGGGGCTCCCTCGTCCAAAGTCCGAAGCGGCCATGCTGAGCGACATCTACAACAGGCGCATCCTCGAACTCGCCGCCGACATCCCCCGGCTCGGCCGCCTGGCGGCCCCGCAGGCGAGCGCGAGCAAGCATTCCAAGCTCTGCGGCTCGACGGTGACGGTCGACCTCGTCACCGA
This window harbors:
- the folE gene encoding GTP cyclohydrolase I FolE codes for the protein MDAVLKSLSVRLPDAADKRSDTGRPERVTERPTRQEAEAAVRTLIRWAGDDPEREGLRETPQRVARAYEQIFGGYRQEPTHILDRVFEEVEGYGDIVLVRDIPFHSHCEHHMVPFIGRAHIAYYPRRGVVGLSKLARVVDAFARRLQTQETMTAQIADTIDAVLNPRGVAVMVEAEHLCMAMRGVQKAGVSTLTTQFTGVFKQDPHEQVRFLTLVRDQR